The Vigna radiata var. radiata cultivar VC1973A chromosome 6, Vradiata_ver6, whole genome shotgun sequence DNA segment TGCGGTAATACTTTTCAAGAAAAAGCTTTAAAGAATCACTTTTTTCTTAACACTTGTATGaaacagagaaaaagaaaaaagaaaatcatgttgggtattgcttttaattttatgCTTTGGGTTGGGAATAAAATGGAATAAcaagaataaaagataaataggattaataaaatgtatagtttagatgaataaaaatgaaaacagtaAAAGTGAAGATTTTTCATTTCAAGTATTTGGACAAATTTAAAAGCAGAAGAAACTAAGTACATTGAACGAAGAATATTTGTTACGTTATTTAAGggattatttttctcttattattaaaaaaatattatttatgaaaaatatgatatataaaaaattttaattttgttaaaaaacgATGTGATATGGAACCAATTTCCATGCCTAAAGGGAAAAGGAAGCTATTTCTCCACGTTGTACCTAAAACATTTGTCATTGCCTTCTGTTATTCaaagataaactaaaaaatgGGTTAGACTAGAACAAAAAAAGtgtgagaaaaaataaatacaagtcaagtattttttattaagaaaaatagtgaaaaagaTAAGgaaagggatagagaaattaatgagaaaataaaaaatattatcatgaatggataaatttctaaattatattttcatataaactaAAACTGGCAAACAAGCATCAAGACTCTACTTAAACAAGAGattgaatagaaataaaaaaaaaaaaaagtagataatattgtttaaagaaagaaagaagttatttaaattaatttatttgattggataaagaaaatgaaacattgACTATTAGGAGTGTGGATGAGATAGGATAAGActgaagaaaaagataaagcaaAGCTGCACAAGTAACTGttccttccttcctttctttctttctttgtttcttccTTCACTCACATTCACACACTCCACTCTCCCTCAACCTAGCAAGCAAAGCAAGACATGGCGGCGCCGACAGTGAAGGTGTACGGTCCACCCATGTCTACTGCCGTGTCGAGAGTCTTGGCCTGTCTGTTGGAGAAAGACGTGAACTTCCAACTCCTTCCCGTTAACATGTCGAAAGGGGAACACAGAACCCCTGAATTCCTCAAGCTTCACCCTTTCGGACAAGTACCTGCATTTCAAGACGCCGACAACATTTCCCTTTTTGGTATGTTCGCTTACCTTCCCAAAGCTCTCACCTTTCATTACTTGTAAATCTAACATCAAATTCAAATCAGAGTCCAGAGCGATATGCCGCTACGTATGCGACAAATACGGGGACAAAGGGAACAAGGATCTCTACGGAAGCAACCCTCTGGCCAAGGCCTCCATAGATCAATGGCTGGAGGCAGAAGGTCAGAACTTCAACCCACCTTCCTCCACTCTGGTCTTCCAGCTTGCATTCGCGCCCCGAATGAAGATCAAGCAAGACGAGGGTGCCATCAAGCAGAGCAAAGAAAAGCTGGCGAAGGTGCTGGATGTGTACGAGAAGAGGCTCGGAGTGAGCCGGTTCTTGGCTGGGGATGAGTTCTCTCTCGCCGATCTTTCCCATCTTCCGAACGCCCACTATCTGCTCGCCGCCCCCGACGCTGCTCCTCTCTTCACTTCTCCCAACGTCGCCAGGTGGTGGGACGAGATCTCCTCTCGCGACTCCTGGAAGAAAGTCGTTGACTTGCAGCGAGGTGCCTGAGTTTGTTCGAAATTTTAAGTTGATTTCCTTAAAATGTAAGGTAGATCTGGTTTAAGGTGGTTGTTTTTAGTTGTAGCGGTGTTGTTTTCTGACATTGTCATCTCCGATGATAGTTGTGTAATTTTGAAGGATAAGCGGATAAAGTTTTGCAGGGTTTGGGTAGGTTTTGTCTTCACAAGCAAGTGAATTCAAACGTCGAAATAATAACTGAAATGTTGACATTTCCAACTTCCAAGTTCATCGTCACTTCAATTCAATTTTCTCCTGTTTTCCTGCTTTAGCCACTCCCAACTACCCATAGATAACAACATAGGACCTTCACCTTACCAAACTTGAGGAAATGGCTACCAGTTACTACTAATCATATCTTAAAAGTGTTTGGAAAATAAAACcatcacttttaattttaataaaagaaaattaagttcattaatgatttttaaaatattttaagatctcTAAACTAATGATACTACTTTTACATATCTTTGAACTATCTTAGACCTTGTTCAAATGAATTTGAGGGAAATgaatttgagggagagtaattgagagtgaatttgagaggatttgaaaataatttttttttgtgtttatttgaatgaatttggagataaacgaGAGGGAATttggaattaaaatttgtaagaattagtgtaagatttaatttatgtaatagattaaaaaaaattacttccaaattcactttcgattaccttcaaattcactcaaataaataaaaaagaaaaattatcttcaaatccacttAATTATTTTCCCTCAAATTTACTCAAATGAACAAGGccttaattctt contains these protein-coding regions:
- the LOC106764656 gene encoding glutathione S-transferase, coding for MAAPTVKVYGPPMSTAVSRVLACLLEKDVNFQLLPVNMSKGEHRTPEFLKLHPFGQVPAFQDADNISLFESRAICRYVCDKYGDKGNKDLYGSNPLAKASIDQWLEAEGQNFNPPSSTLVFQLAFAPRMKIKQDEGAIKQSKEKLAKVLDVYEKRLGVSRFLAGDEFSLADLSHLPNAHYLLAAPDAAPLFTSPNVARWWDEISSRDSWKKVVDLQRGA